A stretch of the Pan troglodytes isolate AG18354 chromosome 20, NHGRI_mPanTro3-v2.0_pri, whole genome shotgun sequence genome encodes the following:
- the SGTA gene encoding small glutamine-rich tetratricopeptide repeat-containing protein alpha, which translates to MDNKKRLAYAIIQFLHDQLRHGGLSSDAQESLEVAIQCLETAFGVTVEDSDLALPQTLPEIFEAAATGKEMPQDLRSPARTPPSEEDSAEAERLKTEGNEQMKVENFEAAVHFYGKAIELNPANAVYFCNRAAAYSKLGNYAGAVQDCERAICIDPAYSKAYGRMGLALSSLNKHVEAVAYYKKALELDPDNETYKSNLKIAELKLREAPSPTGGVGSFDIAGLLNNPGFMSMASNLMNNPQIQQLMSGMISGGNNPLGTPGTSPSQNDLASLIQAGQQFAQQMQQQNPELIEQLRSQIRSRTPSASNDDQQE; encoded by the exons ATGGACAACAAGAAGCGCCTGGCCTACGCCATCATCCAGTTCCTGCATGACCAGCTCCGGCACGGGGGCCTCTCGTCCGATGCTCAGGAGAGCTTGGAAG TCGCCATCCAGTGCCTGGAGACTGCGTTTGGGGTGACGGTAGAAGACAGCGACCTCGCGCTCCCTCAGACTCTACCGGAGATATTTGAAGCGGCTGCCACGGGCAAG GAGATGCCGCAGGACCTGAGGAGCCCCGCGCGAACCCCGCCTTCCGAGGAggactcagcagaggcagagcGCCTCAAAACCGAAG GAAACGAGCAGATGAAAGTGGAAAACTTTGAAGCTGCCGTGCATTTCTACGGAAAAGCCATCGAGCTCAACCCAGCCAACGCCGTCTATTTCTGCAACAG AGCCGCAGCCTACAGCAAACTCGGCAACTACGCAGGCGCGGTGCAGGACTGTGAGCGGGCCATCTGCATTGACCCGGCCTACAGCAAGGCCTACGGCAGGATGGG CCTGGCGCTCTCCAGCCTGAACAAGCACGTGGAGGCCGTGGCTTACTACAAGAAGGCGCTGGAGCTGGACCCCGACAACGAGACGTATAAGTCCAACCTCAAGATAGCGGAGCTGAAGCTGCGGGAGGCCCCCAGCCCC ACGGGAGGCGTGGGCAGCTTCGACATCGCCGGCCTGCTGAACAACCCCGGCTTCATGAGCATG GCTTCGAACCTAATGAACAATCCCCAGATTCAGCAGCT CATGTCCGGCATGATTTCGGGTGGCAACAACCCCTTGGGAACTCCCGGCACCAGCCCCTCGCAGAACGACCTGGCCAGCCTCATCCAGGC GGGCCAGCAATTTGCCCAGCAGATGCAGCAGCAGAACCCAGAGTTGATAGAGCAGCTCAGGAGCCAGATCCGGAGTCGGACGCCCAGCGCCAGCAACGACGACCAGCAGGAGTGA